The Ficedula albicollis isolate OC2 chromosome 24, FicAlb1.5, whole genome shotgun sequence genome contains a region encoding:
- the TMPRSS5 gene encoding transmembrane protease serine 5 produces the protein MSRPSVSTSVAQQEAVQLAGLQVSAGQRFLQARPRQAGSPEDMWQVRSSCQSGRIVALQCSECGLQAGAARVVGGTDVSPGRWPWQVSVVQGSQHRCGGSVLAPEWILTAAHCVHRQSPAPAWQVFAGIVARSSLGPEAGVPVREIIAHPLYNDSSLDYDIALMRLRVPLNFSGAIRAACLPPPPQDLLQGTPCWVSGWGSTTPGQAQIAGTLKEALVPLIGTRRCNSSCVYKGELTARMLCAGHLQGQVDACQGDSGGPLVCWDGSTWRLVGVVSWGQGCAEPNHPGVYSNVAQLLPWIHQVTQMH, from the exons CGTGGCCCAGCAGGAGGCGGTGCAGCTGGCGGGGCTGCAGGTGAGCGCTGGGCAGCGCTTCCTGCAGGCGAGGCCCCGGCAGGCAGGCAGCCCCGAGGACATGTGGCAGGTCAG gagcagctgccagtcGGGCCGAATCgtggctctgcagtgctcag AGTGTGGGCTGCAGGCGGGGGCTGCCAGGGTGGTGGGGGGCACAGACGTGTCCCCCGGGCGCTGGCCCTGGCAGGTCAGTGTGGtccagggctcccagcaccGCTGTGGGGGCTCCGTGCTGGCCCCCGAGTGGATCCTCACGGCAGCTCACTGCGTGCACAG GcagtccccagccccagcctggcaggttTTTGCGGGAATTGTCGCCCGCAGCTCCCTGGGGCCCGAGGCCGGGGTGCCGGTCCGGGAAATCATCGCTCACCCGCTCTACAACGACAGCAGCCTCGACTACGACATCGCCCTGATGAGGCTCCGAGTGCCCCTCAATTTCTCAG GTGCCATCCGAGCCGCCTGCCTGCCGCCCCCCCCGCAGGACCTGCTGCAGGGCACGCCGTGCTGGGTGTCCGGCTGGGGCTCCACCACACCTGGCCAAG cacagatAGCCGGCACGCTGAAGGAGGCGCTGGTGCCCCTGATTGGCACCCGGAGGTGCAACAGCTCCTGTGTGTACAAGGGAGAGCTGACAGCCAGGATGCTGTGCGcaggacacctgcagggacaggtggACGCCtgccag ggGGACAGTGGGGGGCCCCTGGtgtgctgggatggatccaCGTGGCGCCTGGTGGGGGTTGTGAGCtggggccagggctgtgctgagcccaaCCACCCCGGGGTCTACAGCAAcgtggctcagctgctgccctggatccACCAGGTCACCCAG ATGCACTAG
- the LOC101820502 gene encoding T-cell surface glycoprotein CD3 gamma chain-like: MARGQVLAAWALLASLAVASWGVRGQVLVKEFSGKVFLECVRAQGSKNITWWKDGSTVGHEAQLDLSGVYDDPRGLYVCETGGQRRSLQVHYRMCQNCIEVDAPTVSGIVIADVLATLFLAVAVYCVSGHDRSHASRASDRQNLIANELYQPLGEREDGQYSRLAPTRARK; this comes from the exons ATGGCCAggggacaggtcctggctgcctgggcactgctggccagCCTGGCCGTGGCCAGCTGGGGGGTCCGAG ggcaGGTGTTGGTGAAGGAGTTCAGTGGGAAGGTGTTCCTGGAATGTGTGCGGGCCCAAGGCAGCAAGAACATCACGTGGTGGAAGGATGGGAGCACTGTTGGACACGAGGCACAGCTGGACCTCAGCGGGGTTTATGACGACCCCAGAGGCCTCTACGTGTGTGAGACTGGAGGCCAGAGGAGGAGCCTGCAGGTGCACTATCGCA TGTGCCAGAACTGCATCGAGGTGGACGCTCCCACCGTCTCGGGCATCGTCATCGCCGACGTGCTGGCCACGCTGTTCCTGGCGGTGGCCGTGTACTGCGTCAGTGGCCACGACAGGAGCCACGCGTCACGAG ctTCTGACAGGCAGAACCTGATCGCCAATGAGCTCTACCAG cccctgggggAGCGGGAGGATGGCCAGTACAGCCGGCTGGCCCCCACCCGTGCCCGCAAGTGA
- the ZW10 gene encoding centromere/kinetochore protein zw10 homolog, translating to MAAREGSLVAAVLEHSGRLDKEHLGARVGRLSRRVEELKGEVCTMINKKYVDFLPSMRGAEELVTHVEGLANNIDQLKAHIENEVQQDLNVAGAEFTELKQQLEKDTLVLSVLKKLQEFDTALKEFHSALLEEQYVTAAQQLEKARSSLRLLESRKGFELKILKALGKELIVQTQNIIYHLWQEWQKLVVWKLPPSKGSSSLEAVVLSELHLHTVPAQDLDSAVPPVQPVLQALAVLGELHYKLKDFGHFLLQYILKPLILHPSLEPVSEEQPDVFILRFRSQELALDEASPMEVFEKIQLVFEVLQKYLLNVPLEQPGEGRVILAELLGELIWEELSDCLIHNCLVKSIPTNSSKLEQYKEVITSTEEFEKALKKMQFLKEDTTALLKYACNVNSHFANKKCQDVIMAARNLMTSEIHNTVKITPDSRVTLPELPDPGSGDHLKMQRASELPSGVVNLGSESRLSPLTLSLPTCRISSSVQQLVELAYHTLLEATASTDLCCLQLFNCVRDIFQLFCEVVPTYHRENLQKLPQLAAIHHNNCMYIAHHLLTLGHQFRYSSAGVLSSVAVTFVDLVPAFRRLGVECFLAQMRVQKGEILERLSSARNFSNMDDEENYRAANKAIKQVLHQLRRLGMVWQDVLPVNVYCKAMGTLLSTALAEIVTRIVALEDISAEDADRLYSLCRTMVEEGPQVFTPLLEEDKNKKYQEEVPVYVQNWMTFKELMIILQANLQEIVDQWADGKGPLAKEFSAAEVKSLIRALFQNTERRAAALAKIK from the exons ATGGCGGCGCGGGAGGGCTCGCTGGTGGCGGCCGTGCTGGAGCACTCGGGCCGGCTGGACAAGGAGCACCTGGGAGCCCGCGTGGGGCGCCTCTCCCGCCGCGTCGAGGAGCTCAAG GGAGAAGTGTGCACCATGATCAACAAGAAGTACGTGGATTTCCTGCCCAGCATGCGgggtgcagaggagctggtgaCACACGTGGAGGGGCTGGCCAACAACATCGACCAGCTCAAGGCTCACATCGAGAACGAG GTCCAGCAAGATCTAAACGTTGCTGGTGCTGAGTTCAcagagctgaagcagcagctggagaaggacacGCTGGTCCTGAGTGTCCTGaaaaagctgcaggag TTTGATACAGCTCTCAAAGAGTTCCACTCTgccctgctggaggagcagtacgtgacagcagcccagcagctggagaag GCACGGAGCAGCCTCAGGCTCCTGGAGTCCCGAAAGGGCTTTGAGCTGAAGATCCTGAAGGCCCTGGGCAAGGAGCTCATAGTGCAGACACAGAACATCATCTACCATCTCTGGCAGGAGTGGCAGAAGCTCGTTGTGTGGAAGCTTCCCCCTTCCAAAG gaagcagcagcctggaggcCGTGGTGCTCTCGGAGCTGCACTTGCACACGGTGCCAGCCCAGGACCTGGACTCTGCTGTGCCCCCcgtgcagcctgtgctgcaggccTTGGCTgtcctgggagagctgcactACAAACTCAAAGATTTTG gCCACTTTTTGCTGCAGTACATCCTGAAGCCGCTGATCTTGCACCCGTCTCTGGAGCCAGTCTCAGAGGAACAGCCAGATGTGTTCATCCTGAGGTTCAGGTCCCAGGAGCTTGCCTTGGATGAGGCCTCTCCTATGGAGGTGTTTGAGAAGATCCAGCTGGTTTTTGAAGTTCTGCAAAAATACCTGCTAA ATgtgcctctggagcagcctggggaaggcagagtcatcctggcagagctgctgggggagctcaTCTGGGAGGAGCTCTCAGACTGCCTCATCCACAACTGCCTGGTGAAATCCATCCCAACCAACAGCAGCAAACTGGAGCAGTACAAAGAG GTGATCACATCCACAGAGGAATTTGAGAAAGCCCTGAAGAAGATGCAGTTTTTGAAGGAAGACACGACTGCCTTGCTGAAATACGCCTGCAATGTCAATTCCCACTTTGCCAACAAGAAGTGCCAGGATGTGATCATGGCAGCCAGGAACCTGATGACCTCAGAAATACACAACACTGTGAAG ATCACACCTGATTCCAGAGTCAccctcccagagctccctgaTCCTGGCTCAGGAGACCACCTGAAAATGCAGAGAGCCTCGGAGCTGCCCAGTGGGGTGGTGAATTTGGGGAGTGAGAGCAGGCTGAGCCCTctcaccctgtccctgcccacgtGCCGCATCAGCTCCTCGGTGCAGCAGCTGGTGGAGCTGGCTTATCACACCCTGCTGGaggccacagccagcacagaccTCTG CTGTTTGCAGCTCTTCAACTGTGTCAGGGACATCTTCCAGCTCTTCTGTGAGGTGGTGCCCACATACCACAG GGAGAACCTGCAGAAGCTGCCCCAGCTGGCTGCCATCCACCACAACAACTGCATGTACATCGCCCACCACCTGCTGACGCTGGGCCACCAGTTCCGCTACAGCAGCGCCGGCGTGCTGAGCAGCGTGGCTGTCACCTTCGTGGACCTGGTGCCTGCCTTCAGGAGGCTGG GGGTGGAGTGTTTTCTGGCCCAGATGCGAGTGCAGAAGGGAGAAATCCTGGAGAGGCTCTCGAGTGCCAGGAATTTTTCCAACATGGATGATGAGGAGAATTACCGTGCAGCAAACAAAGCCATAAAGCAG GTGCTGCACCAGCTGAGGAGGCTGGGCATGGTGTGGCAGGATGTGCTCCCTGTGAACGTGTACTGCAAGGCCATGGGCACCTtactgagcacagccctggcagagaTTGTCACCAGGATTGTGGCCCTGGAG GATATCTCTGCAGAGGATGCAGACAGGCTGTACTCACTCTGCAGGACCATGGTGGAGGAAGGACCCCAAGTTTTCACCCCTCTGCttgaagaagacaaaaataagaaGTACCAAGAGGAAGTTCCAGTCTATGTGCAGAACTGGATGACATTCAAGGAGCTGATGATCATCCTGCAGGCCAACCTCCAAGAAATTGTGGATCA GTGGGCTGATGGCAAAGGGCCTCTGGCAAAGGAGTTTTCAGCAGCTGAGGTGAAGAGTCTGATCCGAGCCTTGTTCCAGAAcacagagaggagagcagcagcactggccaaGATCAAGTGA